The following DNA comes from Occultella kanbiaonis.
TGTCCGAGGAGCTCTACCACTTCCTCGCGATAGCGGTCGGTGGGATCGCCGGCTTCTGCACGCTCGTCGGCCTGGTGCTGCTGATCTACCGGCGCCGTACCACCGGCCCGGTGTTCCGGGCGACCACCAGGATGGACAAGGCGATGTACTTCGCCCTCGCCCTGGTGATCGCGCTGGGCCTGTGGAACACCGTCGCCGGCGGCGTACTGAACCTGGGCGGCCACTACAACTACCGCACCGGGGTCTCGGAGTGGTGGCGCAGCATCTTCTACTTCCAGCCGAAGCCGGACCTGATGGCCCAGGCGCCGCTGGGCTTCCAGCTGCACGCGATGACGGCGATGGTGCTGTTCGCGATGTGGCCGTTCACCCGGCTGGTGCATGTGTTCAGCGTGCCGCTGTTCTACCTGTGGCGCCCCTACGTGGTGTACCGCTCACGCAGCGACCGCCTCGGGTCACGCAGCCAGCCGCGCGGGTGGGACCGGGTGGACACCCCGCGCCGCTGACCGCGCGGCCACCTCAGCGCGCCAGTTCGACCGCGAGCTCCTCGACGAGGTCGTAGCCCTCCTGCATCCCGACCTCCATCCCCGAGGAGATGATGACGTCCCGAGTCTGGATCGACTCGCAGGCCGTGAGCACGTCGAGCGTGGTCCGGCCACCGGTCTCGGTGAACGTGTAGGTGATCCGCGTCGCCTCGCCCGCCCCCTCGCCGCCGGGCATGCCCTCGAAGATCTCGGTGCACACGATCCGCTCGTCGGGCACGATCTCGAGGTACTCGCCGTGGAAGCCGACCTCGAAGCCGCCGCCGGCCACCAGTGCGTACCGCCAGGCACCGCCGACCCGCAGGTCGACGTCGGCAACCGTCACGGTGCCGCGCTGGCCGGCCCACCACCGCCTGATCAGATCCGGCTCGGTGAAGACCCGGTAGACGAGGTGCCGCGGCGCGTTGAACTCACGCGTCACAAGGATCTCGGTGTCGCTCGGCAGCGTCAGGACCGCCGTGCCCTTCGTCGTCGTCTGGCTCATGACTCGCTCTCCTTCAGTTCCTCGAGCACGGTGTCCACCGCGTCGAACCGTTCGTTCCACTGTTGCTCGTAGCGACTGACCCACTCGTGGATCGGCCGCAGCGCGTGCGCGTTCGTGCGGTACAACCGCCGACGCCCTTCATCTCGCACGTCCACCAACCCCACCTCACGCAGGACCCGCAGGTGTTTGGACGCCTGCGGCTGCCCCAGCCCGAGCAGGTCGACGACCTCGCCCACCGACCGTTCGGTGTCCGCCAGGGCATCGAGGATGTCGCGACGCAGCGGCTCCGCCACCGCGTTGAACGCATCCGCCGTCGTTGCTGCTCGTGCCATGCTCATCAATATATACCGATATGCGTATGTGTCAAGAACTCGGTCGCGACCCTTCACAGGTCAGGTGTCGGCTAGTCTCGCGGGCGTGGACCCCACGGAAGTCTTCGGATTCGTCACCGGTGCGATCTGCGTGTGGCTCGCGGTCCGCCAGAACGTGTGGACGTTCCCGATCGGGCTCGCCAACAACGCCGCGTTCCTGATCCTGTTCGCCGGCGCCGGCCTCTACGCGAACGCTGCCCTACAGGTCCTCTTCGCCGTGGTCGGGGCGCTCGGCTGGTACTGGTGGACCAGGCGCGGGCCCGACGGCGGAGCGCTCGTGGTGCGACGCACGCCCCGTTGGGCGTGGGTCGCCGTGGTCGGGGCGACGGCGGTCCTCACCGTCGCGGGTCTGTTCGCCCTGTCCGCGTGGACCGATTCCGCCGTCCCGTTCTGGGATTCGCTGACCACGTCGTCCTCCGTGGTCGCGCAGGTGATGCTCGGGCGCAAGTGGCTGGGCAACTGGACCGTATGGCTGGTCACGGACGTCATCCTGATCGGCCTCTACGCCTCGCAAGGGCTGTGGCTGACGGCGGTGCTGTATGTGGTCTACCTCGCGATGTGCGTGATCGGGATGCGCCAGTGGCGCAAGGCGCTCGGCGGTGCGGACGCGGTGGGCAGGGTGGACCCGGCCGGCGTTGACGCCGATGCCGCGGACCCGGACGCCGTGCGCACGGCGCGGGTCGGTCACCCGTGACGCGTCGGTTCCGGCACGGCCTCGTCCTTGGCAAGTTCTACCCGCTGCACGCCGGCCACCTGCACCTGATCCGGACCGCCCTCCGCTCCTGTGACCGGCTCACCGTCGAAGTGCTGGCCTCGTCCGTGGAGTCGATCCCGGCGTCGGTGCGTGCGGACTGGATCCGCGCCGAGGCGCCCCAGGCCCGGGTGGTGCACGCCGTCGACGACGCGCCCGTGGACTACGGCTCGGACGACGCCTGGGACGCCCACCTCGCCGTCATCACCTCCCTGCTCGACGGCCCCGTCGACGCGGTGTTCACCTCGGACGCGTACGGGGTGGAGCTCGCCGACCGTCTGGACGCCCAGTGGGTGCGGGTGGACCCGGCCCGCCAGGACGTGCCGGTCTCGGGGACCGCGGTGCGGGCGGATCCACACCGCCACTGGTGGGCACTGCCGGCCCCGGTACGCGCGTACCTGACCACACGCGTCGTGGTCCTCGGCGCGGAGTCCACCGGCACCACCACCCTGGCCGGGGATCTGACCACCCACTACGGCACGCCGGAGGTGCCCGAGTTCGGGCGCACCTGGAGCGAGTTCCGGCCCGGTGGGCTGACGTCCACCTGGCACTCGAGCGAGTTCGACCTGGTCGCCGCCGAGCAGGCCCGGCTCGAGGACGACGCCGCTGCCCGGACCCCGCGACCGCTGCTCATCGCGGACACCGACGTGCTCGCCACCACGGTCTGGCACGAGCGGTATGTGGGCGCCGCGTCACCCTCGGTGACGGCCCTCGCCGCGCGCCGGCGTCCCGATCTGTACCTGCTCACCGGCGACGAGATCGGCTTCGTCCAGGACGGGCTGCGCGACGGCGAACACCTGCGGCACGCGATGACCGCTCGCTTCCGCGAGGTCCTCGACGGCTCCGGCGTGCCCTGGCATGAACTGCGGGGCTCCCCCACCGATAGGCTCGCGGCCGCCGTCGACCTCATCGACGCCCTCGACCACGGCCGACGCCTGGCCGACCCAGTGCCCCAGGCCGGCACCGACGCGCACCGCGCAGGAAGCAGGACCCGCCGATGAACGAGGCCGAAGCACCCCGGAGCGACGGGGCGGGCACCAGCGCGGGTCCGCCCGCCGCCGTCGGGCAGGGTCTGCGCAGCGACGTTTCCGCCGCCCCCACCCTGCCCACCGCGGGCGGCGAGGACCGGCGCGAACTGAGCGTGGACGACCTGTTCGCCCCGCTCGCGCCGGAGTCGGCAGGGCCCACCGGCCTCGACGAGAAGCTGCGGCAGGCCTACTTCTGGATCGTCAACCACGCGATCATCTCCCCGCACTACGACATCGAGTTCGAACGCCCGGGCGCGGCCGGCCGCTCCTTCGCGCTCGGGGACAGCGCGGCGGAGCTGCGGCTGCCGTCCGCGCAGTCCTACTCGAGCTTCGTGCTGCTGCCGCTGCTCACCTTCGCCGTGCGCGGACGCTGCCTGCTGCTCGGCGGGCCCGGCCGTGGGAAGACCGCGTCCGCGGTGCTGATGGGGATCCTCGCCGGCTACCCGATCCGTGAGGTCCGCCGGGCCATGCAGCACGGCCACCCGCAGCTGACCGTGACGGACATGTTCGGCACGCCGCTGCCGAAGGACCTGATCTCGGCCGACTCCCTCGGCGAGGTGGACGTCGCCTGGCGCACCTGGCTCGGCATGCGGGTGAAGATCGTGGACGAGTACAACCGGATCCCGACGCGCACCCAGTCGGCGCTGCTCACCGTGCTCGCGGACGGCTACGTCGAGGTCTACGACCAGATCTACTCCACCGGCGCCTCCGCCTGGTACCTGACCGCCAACGACGACGCCGGCGGCGGCACCTACCAGGTGGTCGAGGCGCTCAAGGACCGCATCGACGTCGTGGCGCACGCGCTGCCGTTCAACACCCGGTTCCTCGACCAGCTCGTGGACCGCGCCGCGCGACGGCTCCGTCCCGAGGAGCAGGTGCCGGAGGGCATCGTGTTCACCGAGGCCGAACACGACTCCCTCGACGCCGCGATCCGGGCCCTGCCGCTGCCGTCCGACGTGCGCCGCCGGATCGAGTTCTTCGCCGCCCAGCTGGAGTTCCTCGAGCGCGCCGGCGTGCAGTTCGAGTACCGCACGAAGGACACCGCCCGCCTCGCCGG
Coding sequences within:
- the pnuC gene encoding nicotinamide riboside transporter PnuC, whose product is MDPTEVFGFVTGAICVWLAVRQNVWTFPIGLANNAAFLILFAGAGLYANAALQVLFAVVGALGWYWWTRRGPDGGALVVRRTPRWAWVAVVGATAVLTVAGLFALSAWTDSAVPFWDSLTTSSSVVAQVMLGRKWLGNWTVWLVTDVILIGLYASQGLWLTAVLYVVYLAMCVIGMRQWRKALGGADAVGRVDPAGVDADAADPDAVRTARVGHP
- the narI gene encoding respiratory nitrate reductase subunit gamma is translated as MTTLLWVIVPYVALAIFVVGHIWRYRYDKFGWTTRSSQLYEDRLLRWGSPLFHFGILFVFLGHVMGLVIPKNWTDAIGMSEELYHFLAIAVGGIAGFCTLVGLVLLIYRRRTTGPVFRATTRMDKAMYFALALVIALGLWNTVAGGVLNLGGHYNYRTGVSEWWRSIFYFQPKPDLMAQAPLGFQLHAMTAMVLFAMWPFTRLVHVFSVPLFYLWRPYVVYRSRSDRLGSRSQPRGWDRVDTPRR
- a CDS encoding ArsR/SmtB family transcription factor, with translation MARAATTADAFNAVAEPLRRDILDALADTERSVGEVVDLLGLGQPQASKHLRVLREVGLVDVRDEGRRRLYRTNAHALRPIHEWVSRYEQQWNERFDAVDTVLEELKESES
- a CDS encoding SRPBCC family protein, with the protein product MSQTTTKGTAVLTLPSDTEILVTREFNAPRHLVYRVFTEPDLIRRWWAGQRGTVTVADVDLRVGGAWRYALVAGGGFEVGFHGEYLEIVPDERIVCTEIFEGMPGGEGAGEATRITYTFTETGGRTTLDVLTACESIQTRDVIISSGMEVGMQEGYDLVEELAVELAR
- a CDS encoding AAA family ATPase, translating into MNEAEAPRSDGAGTSAGPPAAVGQGLRSDVSAAPTLPTAGGEDRRELSVDDLFAPLAPESAGPTGLDEKLRQAYFWIVNHAIISPHYDIEFERPGAAGRSFALGDSAAELRLPSAQSYSSFVLLPLLTFAVRGRCLLLGGPGRGKTASAVLMGILAGYPIREVRRAMQHGHPQLTVTDMFGTPLPKDLISADSLGEVDVAWRTWLGMRVKIVDEYNRIPTRTQSALLTVLADGYVEVYDQIYSTGASAWYLTANDDAGGGTYQVVEALKDRIDVVAHALPFNTRFLDQLVDRAARRLRPEEQVPEGIVFTEAEHDSLDAAIRALPLPSDVRRRIEFFAAQLEFLERAGVQFEYRTKDTARLAGADVHQIAAQDTGRDRLSDVGTSALNGLSVRSLQSLISYSKAMAFFRGRPEVGIEDVRAVLPFVLHDKISPDLRAGVFDGDEGAPLRTDRISWLRGIFDDACAQYDTLDRDGSDAVGEILDELHAGLDGVDAPSVRVRLARIERVLDSWSMARKLYGHLYDDALALKYAHQRYTNYLTWLSSNP
- a CDS encoding AAA family ATPase; this encodes MTRRFRHGLVLGKFYPLHAGHLHLIRTALRSCDRLTVEVLASSVESIPASVRADWIRAEAPQARVVHAVDDAPVDYGSDDAWDAHLAVITSLLDGPVDAVFTSDAYGVELADRLDAQWVRVDPARQDVPVSGTAVRADPHRHWWALPAPVRAYLTTRVVVLGAESTGTTTLAGDLTTHYGTPEVPEFGRTWSEFRPGGLTSTWHSSEFDLVAAEQARLEDDAAARTPRPLLIADTDVLATTVWHERYVGAASPSVTALAARRRPDLYLLTGDEIGFVQDGLRDGEHLRHAMTARFREVLDGSGVPWHELRGSPTDRLAAAVDLIDALDHGRRLADPVPQAGTDAHRAGSRTRR